The following coding sequences are from one Triticum aestivum cultivar Chinese Spring chromosome 5A, IWGSC CS RefSeq v2.1, whole genome shotgun sequence window:
- the LOC123101594 gene encoding ethylene-responsive transcription factor ERF025-like: MSSGKHPFYRGIRSRYGKWVSEIREPRKARRIWLGTFPTADMAAVAYDVAAHALRGADAALNFPGLAATRPAPASTSADGIRAAAAAAAASIRHDRTSGGITPAAAGSAVQQQLGGTGSSAAAASASGTAQQDQAGIGLNQYFLDEEALFETPQFLRNMAAGMMMSPPRLSPDSCDESPDPSEAGESLWSYRDP, from the coding sequence ATGTCGTCGGGCAAGCACCCCTTCTACCGCGGCATCCGGAGCCGCTACGGGAAGTGGGTCTCGGAGATCCGGGAGCCGCGGAAGGCGCGCCGCATCTGGCTCGGCACGTTCCCGACGGCCGATATGGCCGCCGTGGCGTACGACGTGGCCGCCCACGCGCTCCGAGGGGCCGACGCGGCGCTCAACTTCCCCGGCTTGGCCGCCACGCGCCCGGCGCCGGCGTCCACCTCCGCGGACGGCATCcgcgcggcggcggctgcggcagcCGCCTCCATTCGGCACGATCGCACCAGCGGCGGCATTACCCCCGCGGCTGCTGGATCCGCAGTGCAGCAGCAGTTGGGTGGAACTGGAAGCAGTGCCGCTGCTGCCTCGGCGAGCGGCACGGCCCAGCAGGATCAAGCCGGCATTGGGCTCAATCAGTACTTCCTGGACGAGGAGGCGCTCTTCGAGACGCCGCAGTTCCTGCGCAAcatggccgccgggatgatgatgaGCCCCCCGAGGCTCAGCCCCGACTCCTGCGACGAATCGCCGGACCCTTCAGAGGCTGGGGAGAGCCTCTGGAGCTACCGTGACCCCTAG